The genomic segment actgtattcataatttttacaaaaaggcCAAAAACTATGCTATCAGATTGATTAGTGTGCAGGATACAGTGCTGTTGATGTATGCTTACCGTCCCTTTTAAGTTCTGTTAGGTCAGACGATAGAGATTGATGCCttgatggaataaaaaatacagCTTTCAAAATAATTACGAATAGTTTATAAAAAGGTATATTAggaataaacaaatattaaaaaatcacctTGAATTTAcggtcaatattttttattttttttccctttaaaatcGACTAAcagattgattaaaaaataatgaaaaataattttttcaattttatttaattagaaattaaattctattttttattttattttctatattattttttactaattttaaaaacaacaagggCTATCTCTGAATTTTTTGTCATCgttctttattaaattttttttaaaattttatatttaaattaaattaaattaattaaatataaatataaaatatttactttatAATCTCTTGTTTGGTTTACTTTTCATGTCGCTGTTCACGATCATTCAAATGTATACATTAACGAGAAATTACATTTTCACCGCGGGTGGCACTGGGTTGAACTTTGAAATCCAGTGGGGACTAGAATTTGGTTTTACCGCAGTAAGGAATATTTATTGACTGTGGTAGTTGCAACGTCGACGATTCTTAGGTTGGTGGGTGGATAATGTATTTACATACTCTTACTATATATACTCAACTAATGATTAgggtaaattatattttcatccttATATATTATTCAATGTTTCACTTCTATCCCACCATctaatatttcttaattttacccCTATAGTTTTTACAAAAGTTGAGATTTTCTTATCATTactaaataactaataaaaagctaaattcttttttttctctcattttaattcttcttcttaGTTTCCCCCTTGAACTAGGTCATgtgatcttgtttttttttttgtttttttatttaaaggtttttatgctcttaaaaaaataattatcagaTCTAATTTAGAATTGAtcagaaaaaaatttagaattaatgCTTTGATAATTCAATCAAAAATTCAATCCAAGTTAGGTTTTGAATCTTAAGtttactaaattaatttatgaggCCTGACTGAATTTAACAACTATAAtcgagaaatgtttttttttcctctcttgaaCCTTTTAATGTAACAAAACACTTGAAAacttgaaacaaagaaaacttaaaGCTCAAATTCAAAAAGTGGGCTATTTAATGATTAATGGTAAAATTAGAATCTTAGGAAACTCGAAGGGTAACATTGAGAAAATGTAAACTATAGGGTTGAAGTGCAACATTTATGTAAATGAGAGGCCAATTGAAGTTCACGgtattgtattattattataataattattattattataaaaaaagaaaacaaataaaataaaaataaaataaaaatctgaagcCACCCTGTGGTGATGTCTCATTTTCTCCTCCTCATTTCCATGTACTTGTTGCGCCGAAGCAGTGAAGTTTTGGTCTCAACAACAAAGTAAATATTACTTTTGTTGCTGTGCTTTAagcaaaaacattttccaggTAAAAGGGTTTTCctttttactatttctttttgtttctctaTGTGGAAAGCTTTTGCCTATTCAAATTGCTTTGCTTTTATTGTAATCGTACCTGGGTTTAGCTTTTCAGTAGAATTTCTTTATTGGGTTATTACTTTGTTGCCAGCTTTTTTATTTCTGATCTGTTTTTGCGCCAAAgattcaatatttttgtttgattctaATTGGGGTGCAGTGATGATGCCTATACAGATGAGCCCTTTTGATCTTGTTGAGAGTAAAGTGGTTTATggggtttattttagttattgaaGTTTTATTgaatctttgtttgtttttaatagaaTCAGATGCAGAATGATGGGTCTGGTAGAGATGGCACCACCAGAGCTGGTGGAGATGTGCCCCTCACTGAGGTTGACCTGGAGAAGCAGGATAACAGTAAGGTGTTACCGCAAGAAGGCGGTAACGGGGTCTTGTCAGGGAATTCTGATTATTCACCAGTGATTGCCATTGTGGTTTCTAATGGCGAGTCTCCTGTGGCTGCCAGCAAGGAAGAGTTGCATAGTGTGGATTTTCCCAGAAAAGGGTCGTTGTCAAGGACTTCAAGTTCGCACGAACAATGCAGGTTTACCCACTCATACTTCTAATTAATCTTGCCTAGTTATTAATTATCTGCACTGTGGTTTCTCGGTTTTCCCATTTTTGGTCTtgcttgatttgattggtttgtGGCCTTAATTGGCTATGAAAATGATGAGTCTGTTTCATGTCATAAACTTGTGGATTTTCTCGTTTCATGTTCATAGTTTAGTGTGCTTTTATATGCACTTTTTTCAGCAGTCCTAGTGCTGCCCTGGTATAGATTGAGTGTTGTGCAACATTAGATACAGAAATCTCAATCTTTATTGACCTAATGGAGCTACACACGCGCAATAAGTAGGTTACTTTGTTATTCCTCAGAGTTTGTCAGCAGGAGAAGGAAGAAGTTCTCATAGATCTTGGATGCAAATGTAAAGGCGGTCTTGCAAAAGCCCATCGCACATGTATTGATACTTGGTTTAGCACAAGAGGGTCCAACAAATGTGAGATATGCCAGTAAGTCCTTCAACATGTCTGTTTATGCTATGAAGTTGGCACAGAGAagtttatgaattgtttttatatgatttaaatcttttattgcAGGGCTGTAGCTGTAAATGTGTCACCTCCAGAATCTCAGCCAATTGTAGGTATTCTATACCTGAGTGCAAAAAATCACAGTATGCTTAAGATatcccttttcattttcatctggTCTAAATTCGACCCATGCATTGGATTTTGGAATGCCATGCAAGCTCATGCATCTATTTTGGGGCCTGCCTAAGTTAGCTTGTCATATCAGCTTCTAAAATCAAAATGACAGTGCTGggaatttttttccaacaaaaatacCCAAATGTTATGCTTTGAAAAATCCTTATAAGGGATTACGCTATGCAAGGAAGCATGATTTATAGATAGTTGTTTCAGCATTATGGTTTGATGACAAAGTGTTTGTATGAGAGACCAAGTAGTGTTTAAATGTTGATATTCTGTTTATAATCTGAATTTTTTGTTGCGTGTATTTTATGAAGCAGGCAAACTACTGGGTTTGGAGAATTGACCCAAACTTTAGACCACGAGACCGAGATAGGGTAAGCCAATTACTGTGGTCAATCTACTGCAAGTACGTGTACTTTTTTGGATATGATGTTCAATGTGATGAGTTTGAGTGCGTTCATCTTTGAAACAGGGCTGTTTTAGTCCTCTTTGGGTGGCGTTCTCAATCCTTATTGGTGGTCTCTTGTTGGATGTGCTGATATCCATCACCCTTGGTGTTTCTGCCTTACCTGTTAACATAATAATTGGTAAGCACGTCAATATTAGTTTAAACAGTTGACTGACTTGTTCATATCCAAACTGTATTATTCCAAAATGAAGAACATTATGCATGTTGATGTTGAAACTATACACATTATACAGGGGTCATTGTTGTTCTCGGACTTGGAACTGCGCTTCGGCTAGCCCTGGAATTCTGCCATGAGTGGAGTTTTAGGAGAGCAGTTCAAAGGGCAGATGCCAATGAGAATCATGGTTACCATCCCGCTTCGTAGTAAATATGTATAGGATGAAGATACAACTCACGAGAGAGGTCTTAATTTGTTGGGGAAGTACACATAAAGTAttcaacttatatatatatagcatgtcTTGTTTGGGGATGGTTGTTGATTCTTGCTGAGTGTGCTCGCACATGACAATACACATTAAGTTTGGGAAACTTTCATTTCCCTAATGCGTTggaattttattcaattatactTCCCCTCTTAGGGCATGAAAAAAAGGAGTTGCCTTGGTGGAGAAATTGTTGAGGGATGATCAAAGAGAAAATTGTCATTGGCCCAGTGGGCTCTCTTCAATCAAGATTTGAAGCTGATCAAAATCATTGGGCTTCCTCAAATCATCATGATTTCTTTCAAAGACTATTATTATGACTGAAGAGGGTCGCTTTTCCAGATGTTCTGGCCTGCAGGCAAGGAACAAGCTCCGTGGAAAAGCATGCGGGGTCCAATTGAATGTCCCCAGTCTCAAAATTCAAAAGACTGTTGGCTCTTTATTGGGGTCCGGGCCTGTTGTTGACTCACTCTATGTGAGAAGTGAGAAGTGAGAACAATGGTTAATATAGCAGTAGGTATAGGCATGTGCCTGCCAAGAAAATGTTCAACATGGCTACTTTACTACATGCATCTTTTATCACTTCTTCAACTTCACTCGAGGAGAGAGAGAATCAAATTTCGATATTTCCTTgcattaaaatatcatatacaAGATATTTGATGTGTTACTTTTGCATAGTTAAGGAAAAGTATCTCTCGAATCTAGTCCTTTGACAAGGtttgagtttgaaaaatatgGTTGAGCCTCCGTCTCGAGCTCCTACTAAGAATAACTTCATTGAAATCATGGGAGTCTTGGGGAGCCAGAGAGGGTCGAGGCCTCACTTGCatcataaaatttatcataaaaagatCCCCTCAAGGTGAATCACCTACTGCCTGTAAAACTAAACACCGGCTTTGGCCCTCTTTGATGAGCTCTGCTACTGATTCCAGTCTCGCATGGGCAAAAGGAGGTTCCTGACATAAAAAGGGACAGGGCTCTCCGAGGATACTTTGAGAGCTCCTTGATGTTGAGAGGTCGGATGCCCTTCGAGACGTGGCATTCGGCACTTCCATTATTGGCATCTCCTATTCTTGAGGTTTGGTGGCAGCGTTTGGTGGGTTGCTTTCCACTTTACTGTTTCGGATTCAAGTCATGACATTTTATGTGTCAAGGATTAAACTTTTTCTTTATACCATTTTAATAACATTACTTCgaacaatttatttaaatagactggaattaaattatttttaataaaaataaaaagaaaaattcattgaCATATTTTATCCGGATTCGTATCGCTTGGTAATCCATCATGTCACATGAATTTACCCATATTAATTCCTTTTACGGTTCAAAAACAAActtaattcaaatcaattttaaaccaAATCAATTGTATCGAATAACTATGATTTCTTGTAATGTGTTGGAAGCTTGCAATCAAATTTAAGGAGGGGCAAGAGGGGCAACTGGAAAGAAGATTAGAGAAGTGATGATCGTGAATCAATGAAAATAGTATttagaaaaagggaaaaaagtgACAAATATTCCTTGCAATCAAGGAAAAGGGAAGAGAGCAGTTGTTTACTCCCCACCATTGTGCACTCCTCCACCAAACGAAACCAGAGGTTGGCCATCACGCGGTTTCCTGTACACCGTGGACTCGAGAGCCATCACAGCAATGGGGGCTCGGAAGGTTCATAGTCCACACCTAGCAATTTCACCAACAGACTAATCCATTGTTGTTCTTTGCTACTAGagtataacaaaaatatctatTAGTCCCTAATTATGATAGGACTTCAGATCTTTACTCCTAATTATAAACTATTGCAATTTCACCCCTCAATCGTTGATAAACGAATAACAACTCAATCTCTAATTGCATCTACTGATTTAGTGTGTAGGTAACTTTTgagattatgatttaaaaaaaaaatgaataaaaaaaagctataaactatagcttttttttaaacccAAGTTTTTACCACAATTTGATATAGAAAGTAagtttaaataatgaaaatcagCCTAATAAGAGTATCTTCAACTACGCTGcaccacaatttcaaacaaagcTCTAGATATTGGATTCACTTCAAGACCTATTTTGAAAGATAtataaaagttggaggactgaTTTAATCTTCCATTATTATTACCGTGTTCGCTTTCACCCTCACTACTTCACAACCACAACTTTTCTTACGTGACACTTGGCTTTGTTGTCTTGTCCTGATGCCAGTTTGCGAGCAGTAAAACTGAGGAGGTTAAATAacgagaagaagagaagaagaagcacaCGTGTTATAGGCTGATCATATCAGCTGATCacagatagagagagagagattgagagATTTTGCAGTACCAAACTTGATAGGATCTCTTTGTTGGGTTTTGGTTAgaacaaggaaaaagaagacAACATGGTGGCTATGGTGCCTGTGGACTCGCTACCTTTAGGGTTTAGATTCAGGCCAACTGATGAAGAATTGATAAACCACTACTTGAGACTTAAAATCAACGGTCGTGATTCTGAAGTTGAAGTCATCCCTGAAATTGATATTTGTAAATGGGAGCCTTGGGATTTGCCTGgtaaaacaaatgaaaagtcctttcttttttttatttttttacgtgggttttctttgattttaaagattttgtatctttgatatttttttggttggttGCTGAATTTCTTTATTCCCTGTGAATAAATTCCTCTTTTTGCTTATCTGGGTATTTCCTTATTCATTAAGATTCCTTAATTTACTtgtaaagattattattttattggaatCAGTGTATTTTAGTTTGATTGCTTTAATTAGTGTTCTATATAGTGCACAAGTCTGCTACTTTAGCTGAATTTGGAGTCATATGGAATGTGGGGTTTCAGGGCTACATGTAGATTTACTTGAATTTTcggtaaagattttttttttttggaatcagAGTATTTTAGTATCCTCTCTATGATTTAGTGTACTATAATTTACTGTTCTGCTATTTTTAGCtaaattttgagttaatttgaATGTGGCGTTGTAGGGCTATCTGTGATAAAGACTGAAGATCCAGAGTGGTTCTTCTTCTGCCCACGAGATAGGAAGTATCCTAACGGTCATCGTTCGAATAGAGCAACGGATGCTGGTTATTGGAAGGCTACAGGGAAGGATCGAACAATAAAGTCTCGAAAATCTGCTGGTAATACTACCTTGATTGGTATGAAGAAAACACTGGTTTTCTACCGTGGTCGTGCTCCAAATGGAGAGCGTACAAACTGGGTCATGCATGAGTATCGTCCCACTGAAAAGGATCTTGATGGTACCGGCCCTGGCCAGGTTGCTTTGCTTTCTTGATCTCATTCTTGTTATTAATTTGTTCATTTTGACTTTCTATAGTTGGTTGCAATGCTTAGTTTTAATCACATTCTATGGAGCAAGTGGGGGAATTTTGTCTGCGTGCTGTGTACATTACATGTTTGTATTATGATTTTCAAATTAACCATGCATTCAATCTTggtattttttatggaaatgtGCACATAATGTTGGCAGCTAAACTTAAGGACTtttgtattaataatttttaagttacCAAATGTCCGTTTGTGCTGTATCTATACAGCGCTACTTTTGTTAAAATGAATACTGCTGATTCTCATTGATGCTGTAAATCTCTTCAACTCACCGATTTTCTCTCTTGATCTGGACAGGGTGCATTCGTCCTTTTCCGCTTGTTCAGGAAGCCAGAAGAGAGGCCCAGCATTGTAAAGTATGATGAAATAGAACAGGCTGAATACTCTCCTACGGCTGCCAAGTCCTCTCCTGATGATGCATCATCCGATCTTGTTCAAGAAACAGCTACATCGGAAATGAGTTCAGGAAAGCAACCTGAAGATATAAAGATGTGGTCGAATGAGTCTGACAACACGACTTCTAATGCTGTGGTGCCTATTGATAGCTGCAGTAATAGTCTTGCAACTTCAGATGTTGAAGATCAAGTGCCAGAAGCAACAGCTGTGGAGGTGAGAACCGGATTCTGTATTTTGGCCTCTTGTACTCCACTCAAGATAAACATTatgagaaatttgatttttttttcccaggcATATCTACCACTGGATGAAAATTCACCCTTATATGAGCCCATGTCTGGTGAACCTGATTGTAAAGTTTTCTCCCCAATGCGATCACAGATTCCAGCGGACCTGGGATACTACATGGATTCACCTTATGCCAGTGACTTTGGCAACAATCAAAATGGATTTTCCTGTCTGGATGGCACCAGTGAACAGGATGTATCCCTCACTGAATTGTTAGATGATTACATAAACAACCATGATGACTATTCTGGTGAAGAAACAAGCAGTCAGAACACCTTGGGTGTTGGAAGTGAGACTCAGTTGTTTGGCCAGGTACCACCAGGAAACTTTCATGTTAAGGACCATGGTATATACAATGGGATGGCTCAAGAACTGGTAAAACTTTGGTCTTTTGGTAGCTTTTAAACCAGTGTTTGTTGAATCTTTTAGCTGTCATATCTCTTAAATGTTGCATCTTGCATTTTCTTAAATGGTTGAGCATTTTGACACAGTTGATTCGTAcgtgtttgaaaaaaaaatctgaagttctaaaatccttttgtaatttttctgtACCACCAGCATGCTTCACACATGGGAGCCCCGGTGTGGCCTGGTGATCAATTTGATAGCTATGAGCTATTACAAATGCAAACTGCACTTGGTACTTGCCAATCACCCACATCCTTTTCTGATGGAGAAATTGGAAGGGGAAATATTGGACATTTTGGAAATAACTTTGTTGGACAAGATGCTCCATCTGCCAATTCTGCAATCTCATCCTTTGATGTATATAATAGTATGGAAGAACCAACCAGCCAAATGACCTCTGTAGACTATGGCAGTGGTGTTAGTGGAACTGGAATCAAGATTAGGACCCGCCAGCCTCAAGTCCGGCGACATTCAGACAACTTGGTTGCCCAGGGCAGTGCCCCAAGAAGAATCCGTTTGCTGGTAGAACGTTCAGTTGAATCAGTTGGAAATTTCAAGGTTAATGATGCAACCCAcgttgatgatgaagatgaggtGCAATCAGCTGTAACCAAGGTAAGTTTCATCAATCTAGACAATGTAGAGTTTCTGTTGTAATGCatccatcaattatttttagttcATACAATCATTTGATGCAGGCCACTGGAGATGCTGAAAAACAGGCCTCTACAGATTATGAAGATGAGGTGCAATCAGCTGTAACCGAGGTAAGTTTCATCAATCTAGACAGTGTAGAGTTTCTGTTGAAATGCatccatcaattatttttagttcATACAATCATTTGATGCAGGCCACTGGAGATGCTGAAAAACAGGCCTCTACAGAGTATGAAGATGAGGTGCAATCAGCTGTAACCGAGGTAAGTTTCATCAATCTAGACAACGAGGAATTTCTGTTGAAATGCATCCATCAATTATGTTTAGTTCATACAATCATTTGATGCAGGCCACTGGGGATGCTGAAAAACAGGCCTCTacagatgatgaagatgaagatgaggtGCAATCAGCTGTAACCGAGGTAAGTTTCATCAATCTAGACAATGTGGAATTTCTGTTGAAATGCAGACATCAATTATGTTTTGTTCATACAATCATTTGATGCAGGCCACTGGAGATGCTGAAAAACAGGCCTCTGCAGTTGATGATCTGCAGAATGAAAGCCCACTTGCAATTTCCGAGACCAACAAGGAAATTGCTGAAGAGTCTTCTTCAAATCTGAGGTTACGAGTGAAAAGGGAAGCTGACTCCGGGAGCAGCCAGATAGCATCGCCAGCTTTTCCAGCTGCACCTCCTGCACATCATGGACACAAATCATTATCAATTTATGTCAGCATTTTCCTCCTCCTGATCTTGTTCATAGCTTTTGCTGGGATGTGGAGATCCCTCGAGTCTCTGAAGTTGCTCTGGATACAGGATGGTGCAGGTGATAATTTGTAGTGCATGTTTTCTTTCAACGAGGAGCAGCATAGTTTTGTAGATGGCATTTAAACACTTAAAAGGCATATATAACGTAGGTCACTGCTTGCTACTAGTGTGTGTATACTATGACCTCTTGTTCATGTAAACTTGTATTAGTTTTTCTGTACAATAAATAACTCTGATAGTAGATGGTGCCTTCGTTCTCTCCCATCTAGCTTCTCAGTTCCTCGATCGGAGATCAGGATGCTGacctctatttatttattttattactttttgttaattaataattaatgtaattttcAAGATCAACACATAGTGCCAACAATACAACCTTTTCATTCAGCAACCCTGAGAAACAATGACATGGTATACTATAGAATGAgatcttaattttaataaaaatattgttttgaagttttttttaattaaattagaatgagatcttaattttaataaaaatattgttttgaagttttttttaattaaattattttttgttttttagattaatgtaGGTGCTCGAGCTAACTTGTGTGTAGcgcatttaattttatatgttctgaaattaacgatcatataagcctctagtggtCCTGAATTTGTGGGATTCAAATTAGTGATCTCTGAGGAATAATTCTAATGCTTGACTAGTTAAACTAttctttttaagatttatttttattaatcatacAGGTAGTTTTCGAATatcataaactaattagaatatatTTGGTCACTCTTGATattggtttaaaatttcttttttactagaaaatatatatataatgtctaaaaaaattattattccaaTTCCTAGCGTAacacattataattattttttctctaaatgGATTAGACTTCGaagatttttatgctaaaatgGCCATGATGTCCTTAATTGACAttatatttcatgattttattttttcaattaagaataAACATAGGTGATTATGTTTAAGGTTCTACAAATTACAATAATCTTCCCTGTAGCATGGTCATAAGAATCATACCAAATGGCATGCCTGCCATTGCCATACCATGAAGATGAAATACATGATAATGCAGATTTGATCGGGCAAGATATTTGCTAATGCAAAGTATTTATTGTTGGGACGATTTCATTGAAAACCCTCtaataaattctaattaaaaaaaaaattctaatttataattttttaaatttataactgGAAAACTATTACAATATCAAACTAGCTtacttaagttatttttatttttttacattttaattaaaaataataattaaatatgttaag from the Populus nigra chromosome 9, ddPopNigr1.1, whole genome shotgun sequence genome contains:
- the LOC133703499 gene encoding NAC domain-containing protein 14-like isoform X4; its protein translation is MVAMVPVDSLPLGFRFRPTDEELINHYLRLKINGRDSEVEVIPEIDICKWEPWDLPGLSVIKTEDPEWFFFCPRDRKYPNGHRSNRATDAGYWKATGKDRTIKSRKSAGNTTLIGMKKTLVFYRGRAPNGERTNWVMHEYRPTEKDLDGTGPGQGAFVLFRLFRKPEERPSIVKYDEIEQAEYSPTAAKSSPDDASSDLVQETATSEMSSGKQPEDIKMWSNESDNTTSNAVVPIDSCSNSLATSDVEDQVPEATAVEAYLPLDENSPLYEPMSGEPDCKVFSPMRSQIPADLGYYMDSPYASDFGNNQNGFSCLDGTSEQDVSLTELLDDYINNHDDYSGEETSSQNTLGVGSETQLFGQVPPGNFHVKDHGIYNGMAQELHASHMGAPVWPGDQFDSYELLQMQTALGTCQSPTSFSDGEIGRGNIGHFGNNFVGQDAPSANSAISSFDVYNSMEEPTSQMTSVDYGSGVSGTGIKIRTRQPQVRRHSDNLVAQGSAPRRIRLLVERSVESVGNFKVNDATHVDDEDEVQSAVTKATGDAEKQASTDYEDEVQSAVTEATGDAEKQASTDDEDEDEVQSAVTEATGDAEKQASAVDDLQNESPLAISETNKEIAEESSSNLRLRVKREADSGSSQIASPAFPAAPPAHHGHKSLSIYVSIFLLLILFIAFAGMWRSLESLKLLWIQDGAGDNL
- the LOC133703499 gene encoding NAC domain-containing protein 14-like isoform X3, which codes for MVAMVPVDSLPLGFRFRPTDEELINHYLRLKINGRDSEVEVIPEIDICKWEPWDLPGLSVIKTEDPEWFFFCPRDRKYPNGHRSNRATDAGYWKATGKDRTIKSRKSAGNTTLIGMKKTLVFYRGRAPNGERTNWVMHEYRPTEKDLDGTGPGQGAFVLFRLFRKPEERPSIVKYDEIEQAEYSPTAAKSSPDDASSDLVQETATSEMSSGKQPEDIKMWSNESDNTTSNAVVPIDSCSNSLATSDVEDQVPEATAVEAYLPLDENSPLYEPMSGEPDCKVFSPMRSQIPADLGYYMDSPYASDFGNNQNGFSCLDGTSEQDVSLTELLDDYINNHDDYSGEETSSQNTLGVGSETQLFGQVPPGNFHVKDHGIYNGMAQELHASHMGAPVWPGDQFDSYELLQMQTALGTCQSPTSFSDGEIGRGNIGHFGNNFVGQDAPSANSAISSFDVYNSMEEPTSQMTSVDYGSGVSGTGIKIRTRQPQVRRHSDNLVAQGSAPRRIRLLVERSVESVGNFKVNDATHVDDEDEVQSAVTKATGDAEKQASTEYEDEVQSAVTEATGDAEKQASTDDEDEDEVQSAVTEATGDAEKQASAVDDLQNESPLAISETNKEIAEESSSNLRLRVKREADSGSSQIASPAFPAAPPAHHGHKSLSIYVSIFLLLILFIAFAGMWRSLESLKLLWIQDGAGDNL
- the LOC133703499 gene encoding protein NTM1-like 9 isoform X8; its protein translation is MVAMVPVDSLPLGFRFRPTDEELINHYLRLKINGRDSEVEVIPEIDICKWEPWDLPGLSVIKTEDPEWFFFCPRDRKYPNGHRSNRATDAGYWKATGKDRTIKSRKSAGNTTLIGMKKTLVFYRGRAPNGERTNWVMHEYRPTEKDLDGTGPGQGAFVLFRLFRKPEERPSIVKYDEIEQAEYSPTAAKSSPDDASSDLVQETATSEMSSGKQPEDIKMWSNESDNTTSNAVVPIDSCSNSLATSDVEDQVPEATAVEAYLPLDENSPLYEPMSGEPDCKVFSPMRSQIPADLGYYMDSPYASDFGNNQNGFSCLDGTSEQDVSLTELLDDYINNHDDYSGEETSSQNTLGVGSETQLFGQVPPGNFHVKDHGIYNGMAQELHASHMGAPVWPGDQFDSYELLQMQTALGTCQSPTSFSDGEIGRGNIGHFGNNFVGQDAPSANSAISSFDVYNSMEEPTSQMTSVDYGSGVSGTGIKIRTRQPQVRRHSDNLVAQGSAPRRIRLLVERSVESVGNFKVNDATHVDDEDEVQSAVTKATGDAEKQASTEYEDEVQSAVTEATGDAEKQASAVDDLQNESPLAISETNKEIAEESSSNLRLRVKREADSGSSQIASPAFPAAPPAHHGHKSLSIYVSIFLLLILFIAFAGMWRSLESLKLLWIQDGAGDNL
- the LOC133703499 gene encoding NAC domain-containing protein 14-like isoform X5, encoding MVAMVPVDSLPLGFRFRPTDEELINHYLRLKINGRDSEVEVIPEIDICKWEPWDLPGLSVIKTEDPEWFFFCPRDRKYPNGHRSNRATDAGYWKATGKDRTIKSRKSAGNTTLIGMKKTLVFYRGRAPNGERTNWVMHEYRPTEKDLDGTGPGQGAFVLFRLFRKPEERPSIVKYDEIEQAEYSPTAAKSSPDDASSDLVQETATSEMSSGKQPEDIKMWSNESDNTTSNAVVPIDSCSNSLATSDVEDQVPEATAVEAYLPLDENSPLYEPMSGEPDCKVFSPMRSQIPADLGYYMDSPYASDFGNNQNGFSCLDGTSEQDVSLTELLDDYINNHDDYSGEETSSQNTLGVGSETQLFGQVPPGNFHVKDHGIYNGMAQELHASHMGAPVWPGDQFDSYELLQMQTALGTCQSPTSFSDGEIGRGNIGHFGNNFVGQDAPSANSAISSFDVYNSMEEPTSQMTSVDYGSGVSGTGIKIRTRQPQVRRHSDNLVAQGSAPRRIRLLVERSVESVGNFKVNDATHVDDEDEVQSAVTKATGDAEKQASTDYEDEVQSAVTEATGDAEKQASTEYEDEVQSAVTEATGDAEKQASAVDDLQNESPLAISETNKEIAEESSSNLRLRVKREADSGSSQIASPAFPAAPPAHHGHKSLSIYVSIFLLLILFIAFAGMWRSLESLKLLWIQDGAGDNL
- the LOC133703499 gene encoding NAC domain-containing protein 14-like isoform X2, encoding MVAMVPVDSLPLGFRFRPTDEELINHYLRLKINGRDSEVEVIPEIDICKWEPWDLPGLSVIKTEDPEWFFFCPRDRKYPNGHRSNRATDAGYWKATGKDRTIKSRKSAGNTTLIGMKKTLVFYRGRAPNGERTNWVMHEYRPTEKDLDGTGPGQGAFVLFRLFRKPEERPSIVKYDEIEQAEYSPTAAKSSPDDASSDLVQETATSEMSSGKQPEDIKMWSNESDNTTSNAVVPIDSCSNSLATSDVEDQVPEATAVEAYLPLDENSPLYEPMSGEPDCKVFSPMRSQIPADLGYYMDSPYASDFGNNQNGFSCLDGTSEQDVSLTELLDDYINNHDDYSGEETSSQNTLGVGSETQLFGQHASHMGAPVWPGDQFDSYELLQMQTALGTCQSPTSFSDGEIGRGNIGHFGNNFVGQDAPSANSAISSFDVYNSMEEPTSQMTSVDYGSGVSGTGIKIRTRQPQVRRHSDNLVAQGSAPRRIRLLVERSVESVGNFKVNDATHVDDEDEVQSAVTKATGDAEKQASTDYEDEVQSAVTEATGDAEKQASTEYEDEVQSAVTEATGDAEKQASTDDEDEDEVQSAVTEATGDAEKQASAVDDLQNESPLAISETNKEIAEESSSNLRLRVKREADSGSSQIASPAFPAAPPAHHGHKSLSIYVSIFLLLILFIAFAGMWRSLESLKLLWIQDGAGDNL
- the LOC133703499 gene encoding NAC domain-containing protein 14-like isoform X1 → MVAMVPVDSLPLGFRFRPTDEELINHYLRLKINGRDSEVEVIPEIDICKWEPWDLPGLSVIKTEDPEWFFFCPRDRKYPNGHRSNRATDAGYWKATGKDRTIKSRKSAGNTTLIGMKKTLVFYRGRAPNGERTNWVMHEYRPTEKDLDGTGPGQGAFVLFRLFRKPEERPSIVKYDEIEQAEYSPTAAKSSPDDASSDLVQETATSEMSSGKQPEDIKMWSNESDNTTSNAVVPIDSCSNSLATSDVEDQVPEATAVEAYLPLDENSPLYEPMSGEPDCKVFSPMRSQIPADLGYYMDSPYASDFGNNQNGFSCLDGTSEQDVSLTELLDDYINNHDDYSGEETSSQNTLGVGSETQLFGQVPPGNFHVKDHGIYNGMAQELHASHMGAPVWPGDQFDSYELLQMQTALGTCQSPTSFSDGEIGRGNIGHFGNNFVGQDAPSANSAISSFDVYNSMEEPTSQMTSVDYGSGVSGTGIKIRTRQPQVRRHSDNLVAQGSAPRRIRLLVERSVESVGNFKVNDATHVDDEDEVQSAVTKATGDAEKQASTDYEDEVQSAVTEATGDAEKQASTEYEDEVQSAVTEATGDAEKQASTDDEDEDEVQSAVTEATGDAEKQASAVDDLQNESPLAISETNKEIAEESSSNLRLRVKREADSGSSQIASPAFPAAPPAHHGHKSLSIYVSIFLLLILFIAFAGMWRSLESLKLLWIQDGAGDNL